The Polymorphobacter megasporae genome window below encodes:
- a CDS encoding helicase C-terminal domain-containing protein produces MTDRIEDPSLEDARYQAAERFVGLLERRVMIEARGDEEDFSRFDPTGRFWLGRLGPKDFVTRPDERQDRLEPCAIGLRIRPAAQFPLSFEVQVSARLWRRRRADDGGGTRWAWDKTGPAVICRPIVVEDRPGDQIFCMDAITDALVAIGVSGLSGDIRVRITGRPPLSRALEITFVNTSQEIADHADGRFFETEMQVKGLRRLPFELETLPDSFRYDRKVQAYGINCGFEIEADGTIRTSDGPGHIKERPTFWPSATEKPDLTFDGLAANPVESARDILTCFEDWSLDVWSDAALERRADLEDWSDGMRDEAGQAQKEFGSELERIRSGVVYLETHELVRSSFQLMNRAMRISAAGRYDEWRPFQLAFLLANLQCLIDPIAEAEIVDIVWFATGGGKTETYLGLLLTAAFLDRMRGKVSGVTAWSRFPLRLLSLQQTQRFANALAAAEIVRLDVKLSGDPFSLGFLVGGTATPNRILKEASQRGIDADSLEEKRNPYLLLDRCPFCRERTIGTRFDRVLWRLDHVCSNEGCFTGGAPLPLHVVDDEIWRFLPTIVIGTLDKAANIARQTGMRGLVASPHGKCKSPGHGYTYATRSTFPNGCFVPDCRGGAPGPLPMASDLYPVSFRLQDELHLLRDSLGAVDAHYECALDGIQEQLTGRKPKILASSATLSGYAKQVDVLYRREARVFPQPSPVDGRGFWAADSGRVMRRYVAFAPRRLTVEFVVDRLIVTLQRSIRQLASDPKQLCEEMGIDAGLAPFLVNLYGTNVVYGNTLQDIDAVVRSSETQYAELDPPPNVATLTGRVGFEEVKRTLDRLESPEERYEDRLHLVAASSMMSHGVDIDRLNIMIMLAFPLGVAEFIQATARVGRKWPALVVVVPKMTRERDASVYRAFPEFVSHGDRFVEPIPITRKSRRVLERTISGLEMARINMIHEPASNARLTTIRDLNRYAQARTGMLADDEAAIAADIGIDDDDEFMRAQLHDWFAGFARNLREPPADARFPSDACPTGAPMMSLRDVEEQAPLKGNSTL; encoded by the coding sequence GTGACGGATCGGATCGAAGACCCAAGTCTGGAAGATGCACGTTATCAGGCAGCCGAGCGCTTCGTCGGATTGCTCGAGCGGCGCGTCATGATCGAGGCGCGGGGCGACGAGGAGGACTTCTCAAGGTTCGATCCGACTGGCCGGTTCTGGCTCGGTCGGCTTGGGCCGAAGGACTTCGTGACACGTCCGGATGAGCGCCAGGACAGATTGGAGCCGTGTGCGATCGGACTGCGCATCAGGCCAGCCGCGCAGTTCCCGTTGTCCTTCGAAGTGCAGGTCAGCGCCCGCCTCTGGAGGAGGCGGCGGGCCGACGATGGCGGCGGGACCCGGTGGGCATGGGACAAGACAGGACCGGCGGTCATCTGCAGGCCGATCGTCGTCGAGGATCGGCCAGGAGATCAAATATTCTGTATGGATGCGATCACTGACGCGCTCGTCGCAATCGGCGTTTCCGGATTGAGCGGCGACATACGGGTCCGCATTACCGGTCGTCCGCCGTTGTCACGGGCCTTGGAGATCACGTTCGTCAACACGAGCCAGGAGATCGCCGACCATGCGGACGGCCGCTTCTTCGAGACCGAGATGCAGGTGAAGGGACTGCGGCGTCTGCCGTTCGAACTGGAGACGCTCCCCGATTCCTTCCGATACGACCGCAAGGTCCAGGCCTACGGCATCAATTGCGGCTTCGAGATCGAGGCCGACGGCACGATCCGCACCAGCGATGGTCCGGGCCACATCAAGGAGCGGCCGACCTTCTGGCCTTCGGCGACAGAGAAGCCCGATCTAACCTTCGACGGATTGGCGGCGAATCCGGTCGAAAGCGCCCGTGACATCCTCACCTGCTTTGAGGATTGGTCCCTCGACGTCTGGTCCGACGCGGCGCTCGAACGACGTGCCGACCTTGAAGACTGGTCGGACGGGATGCGCGACGAGGCCGGACAAGCGCAGAAGGAGTTCGGTTCCGAATTGGAGCGCATCCGGTCCGGAGTAGTCTACCTGGAGACGCATGAACTCGTCCGCAGCTCGTTCCAATTGATGAACCGGGCTATGCGGATTTCGGCTGCAGGCAGATACGACGAGTGGCGGCCCTTCCAGCTCGCCTTCCTGCTCGCGAACCTGCAATGCCTGATCGATCCGATCGCGGAGGCGGAGATTGTCGACATCGTATGGTTCGCCACCGGGGGCGGCAAGACCGAGACGTATCTCGGGTTGCTTCTGACCGCCGCGTTCCTCGACAGGATGCGCGGGAAGGTCTCCGGTGTGACGGCGTGGTCAAGGTTCCCGTTGCGGCTGCTGTCGCTTCAGCAGACGCAGCGTTTCGCGAACGCGCTGGCTGCGGCCGAGATTGTCCGCCTCGACGTCAAGCTGTCAGGAGACCCCTTCTCACTCGGATTCCTCGTCGGCGGCACGGCCACGCCGAACCGCATATTGAAGGAGGCATCTCAGCGCGGCATCGACGCGGACTCGTTGGAGGAGAAGCGAAATCCATATCTGCTGCTCGACCGATGCCCGTTCTGTCGCGAACGTACGATCGGTACGAGATTTGATCGGGTCCTGTGGCGTCTCGATCACGTCTGTTCAAACGAAGGGTGTTTTACCGGAGGTGCACCACTACCGCTCCATGTCGTCGACGATGAGATCTGGCGCTTCCTTCCAACCATCGTGATCGGCACGCTGGACAAGGCGGCGAATATCGCCCGTCAGACCGGCATGCGGGGGCTCGTCGCCAGCCCTCACGGCAAGTGCAAGAGCCCCGGGCACGGATACACGTACGCCACGCGCAGCACCTTTCCGAACGGATGCTTCGTTCCGGATTGCCGCGGAGGTGCTCCTGGGCCACTGCCGATGGCTTCAGACCTCTACCCGGTGAGTTTCCGCCTACAGGACGAACTGCATCTCCTTCGAGACAGCCTCGGTGCCGTCGATGCGCATTACGAATGCGCGCTCGACGGCATCCAGGAGCAACTCACAGGTCGAAAGCCCAAGATACTGGCTTCTTCAGCAACGCTTTCGGGATATGCGAAGCAGGTGGATGTCCTCTATCGGAGAGAAGCGCGCGTGTTCCCCCAGCCGTCGCCCGTCGACGGGAGAGGCTTCTGGGCCGCGGACTCGGGTCGGGTGATGCGCCGCTACGTCGCGTTCGCGCCGCGCAGGCTGACGGTCGAATTCGTCGTGGACCGTCTGATCGTGACGCTGCAGCGATCCATTCGCCAGCTGGCGTCGGATCCGAAGCAGTTGTGCGAGGAAATGGGGATCGATGCCGGTCTCGCCCCGTTCCTCGTGAATCTCTACGGTACGAACGTCGTCTACGGAAACACGCTGCAGGACATAGACGCGGTGGTCCGTTCGTCGGAGACGCAGTACGCCGAACTCGATCCGCCGCCGAACGTCGCGACGTTGACGGGTAGGGTTGGCTTCGAAGAGGTGAAGCGGACGCTCGATCGGCTGGAGAGTCCCGAAGAGCGCTACGAGGACCGGCTGCACCTGGTGGCGGCATCCTCTATGATGTCTCATGGGGTCGATATTGATCGCCTCAACATCATGATAATGCTGGCATTCCCGCTTGGAGTCGCGGAGTTCATACAGGCGACGGCCCGTGTCGGTCGCAAGTGGCCGGCGCTGGTCGTCGTCGTCCCCAAGATGACCAGGGAGCGCGACGCAAGCGTCTACAGGGCGTTCCCGGAGTTCGTCTCGCACGGCGATCGGTTCGTCGAGCCGATTCCCATCACCCGGAAGAGCCGCAGGGTCCTGGAGAGGACGATATCCGGTCTGGAGATGGCCAGGATCAACATGATCCATGAGCCGGCATCCAACGCGCGCCTCACGACGATCCGGGACCTTAACCGATACGCTCAGGCTCGAACGGGAATGCTTGCCGACGACGAGGCGGCGATCGCGGCCGACATCGGGATCGACGATGACGACGAGTTCATGCGGGCTCAATTGCACGATTGGTTCGCAGGTTTCGCACGTAACCTGCGTGAACCACCGGCGGACGCGAGATTTCCCTCGGACGCCTGCCCGACCGGTGCGCCGATGATGTCGCTTCGCGATGTGGAGGAGCAGGCACCATTGAAGGGGAACAGCACGCTATGA
- a CDS encoding nuclease-related domain-containing DEAD/DEAH box helicase — MARYIGLGSDEPQEDSERRVADALRRLPDGWVVLHHVSWQSRRGGRQGDGEADFVVLHPRRGLVVIEVKGGGIEVDHGRWMTTDRFGKRHGIRNPFEQATSSKHALVAWLKEHGVGPHIRVGHAVVFPHMVDVPSLGPAAHARITISKADLVDIDAAIERCLTHWSLEANLEPRELERVIGLLAPTVSAPPTLSSASGDAEANLVVFTAEQMEVFSRLRAQRGGLMIGGAGTGKTVLAIARAQQLAKDGFRTLLVCYNELLGAELSGRISRGPGLAAGTFHALCLQEARRAGMVVSNKRDQAWWEDEAPSLLIDACSRNETIYDAIVVDEGQDFSPIWLDALRCVTRGVEEAPFFVFADPLQDLWRRGWDLNADYPFVWQLTRNMRNTLPIARRVAAILGGDSQGRGVPGPDPIWRSTDGPARERDVVDAVEKLLDEGFGPKSLVVLCGSARLAERLRERSIGPFSFGPWGSRGIPVETVSRFKGLESQAIVLVLDGPSAADGLTSAYVGMSRARSVLVVVGDPGDRTPLRWETR, encoded by the coding sequence GTGGCACGATACATCGGTCTCGGATCAGACGAGCCTCAGGAGGATTCCGAACGGCGGGTTGCCGATGCCCTGCGTCGTCTTCCCGACGGGTGGGTGGTGCTGCACCACGTCAGCTGGCAGTCGCGACGCGGAGGTCGCCAGGGCGATGGCGAAGCCGATTTCGTTGTCCTTCATCCCCGCAGGGGATTGGTGGTCATCGAGGTCAAGGGCGGGGGCATAGAGGTCGACCACGGACGATGGATGACCACCGATCGCTTCGGCAAACGCCATGGGATCAGGAATCCCTTCGAACAGGCGACCTCCTCGAAGCATGCTCTGGTCGCATGGCTGAAGGAGCACGGCGTTGGTCCGCACATCCGGGTGGGCCACGCGGTCGTCTTTCCCCACATGGTCGACGTTCCGTCACTTGGACCCGCCGCGCACGCTCGGATCACGATCTCCAAGGCCGACCTGGTGGATATCGATGCCGCCATCGAGCGCTGTCTGACCCATTGGTCGCTGGAAGCGAACCTCGAGCCGAGGGAACTCGAAAGGGTGATCGGCTTGCTCGCGCCGACCGTTTCAGCACCTCCGACGCTGTCCAGCGCCAGCGGAGACGCCGAAGCCAACCTCGTCGTTTTCACGGCCGAGCAGATGGAGGTGTTCTCACGCCTCCGCGCTCAGCGCGGCGGTTTGATGATCGGCGGTGCCGGGACCGGGAAGACCGTCCTGGCGATCGCTCGTGCACAGCAGCTGGCCAAGGATGGCTTCCGGACGCTGCTCGTCTGCTACAACGAATTGCTCGGTGCCGAGCTTAGCGGGCGCATCAGCAGAGGTCCGGGGCTCGCCGCCGGCACTTTCCACGCTCTCTGTCTGCAGGAGGCGCGCCGCGCGGGGATGGTCGTGTCGAACAAGCGCGATCAGGCGTGGTGGGAGGACGAGGCGCCTTCCCTCCTCATCGACGCGTGCTCGCGCAACGAGACCATTTACGATGCGATCGTCGTTGACGAGGGGCAGGATTTCTCGCCGATATGGCTCGACGCGCTTCGCTGCGTGACACGTGGTGTCGAAGAGGCGCCGTTCTTCGTGTTCGCGGACCCGCTTCAGGATCTGTGGCGACGGGGTTGGGACCTCAATGCCGACTACCCATTCGTCTGGCAACTCACGCGCAACATGCGGAACACGCTTCCGATTGCAAGGCGGGTCGCCGCGATCCTCGGAGGGGATTCGCAAGGCCGCGGGGTTCCCGGACCTGATCCGATCTGGAGATCGACCGACGGGCCGGCTCGGGAAAGGGACGTGGTCGACGCGGTCGAGAAACTTCTGGACGAGGGGTTCGGTCCGAAGAGCCTCGTCGTCCTGTGCGGATCGGCGCGCTTGGCCGAGAGGTTGAGGGAGCGCTCGATCGGTCCGTTCTCGTTTGGACCATGGGGAAGCCGCGGCATCCCGGTCGAGACGGTCTCGCGGTTCAAGGGCCTCGAATCGCAGGCGATCGTGCTTGTGCTGGACGGCCCGTCCGCCGCCGACGGCCTCACGTCGGCCTATGTCGGCATGAGCCGCGCCCGGAGCGTCCTTGTCGTCGTGGGCGATCCGGGCGACCGAACGCCGCTCAGGTGGGAGACGCGGTGA
- a CDS encoding sigma-70 family RNA polymerase sigma factor — protein sequence MLADADRARATFLAGNLRYVEKLARRRGQRKHLALEDLVQEGVIGLLRATDLYDPERGFRFKTYATWWIEQRIRRAIADGDRVVRLPVHLQERIARIRRAEARWTLVNGKAPTSGELSIAIGMDPERLMKLLWRVQATDCIEGDAPVGEDTTLLAFAVDQTASAFDVASHSQLQERFRDILTTLTAREERILRMRFGIGLDRDHTLESVGREFEVTRERVRQIEAKALRKLSHVVRSKRLRGFLDN from the coding sequence GTGCTGGCGGATGCGGATAGGGCGAGGGCGACGTTCCTCGCCGGCAACCTCCGATATGTGGAGAAGCTAGCCCGACGCCGCGGCCAGAGGAAGCATCTCGCGCTCGAGGACCTTGTGCAGGAGGGCGTCATAGGTCTGTTGCGCGCGACCGACCTCTACGACCCCGAGCGCGGCTTTCGATTCAAGACGTACGCGACCTGGTGGATCGAGCAGCGGATTCGCAGGGCCATCGCCGACGGCGACCGCGTCGTCCGTCTTCCGGTCCACCTTCAGGAAAGGATTGCTCGCATAAGACGTGCGGAGGCGAGATGGACATTGGTCAACGGGAAAGCGCCGACCAGCGGGGAACTTTCCATCGCCATCGGGATGGACCCGGAACGTTTGATGAAACTGCTTTGGCGCGTCCAAGCCACGGATTGCATCGAGGGAGACGCGCCGGTCGGCGAGGACACGACGCTGCTCGCTTTCGCCGTCGACCAGACCGCTTCGGCCTTCGACGTCGCCTCGCACAGTCAGCTTCAGGAACGGTTCCGGGACATCCTGACGACGTTGACGGCTCGGGAAGAGCGCATATTGAGGATGCGGTTCGGGATAGGCCTCGATCGCGACCACACCCTCGAGAGTGTAGGTCGCGAGTTCGAAGTGACCAGGGAACGGGTTCGTCAGATCGAGGCGAAGGCCCTCCGGAAGCTCAGTCACGTCGTCCGCAGCAAGCGGCTTCGCGGCTTCCTGGACAACTGA
- a CDS encoding DNA cytosine methyltransferase, translating to MVRDGFPRSTGDLSPQSAVATLSRAQCFIPYDPDPSAKDLARPPEHRFKKPQPYMMTRKAVFVTIKRPRAVDLYSGVGGWSLGLRLAGIEVVSSYERWGPANETNFKNNSHQAQTVDIRRLALEDLPSDIDIVVGSPPCTQFSFSNRGGGGDIADGLEDVIRFLRIVDHLRPRVWAMENVPRVAKIIEAELKPGGVLEDFLHLGCITHIIDMAEYGLPQRRRRCLAGNFDVALFASYRRGATNRTLGDVVTALAADPVVDPLFGLRIAGTDLTDHIKEEVLTSEEVRINRAGKVTHTVYNAMPFPDQLDRPVRTITATCTRVSRESIVIPTDGSGTVRRLTLRERASLQGFPITFEFYGANYGQKLRMIGNAVPPAITYLVGHALQGHIAAEVPSLPAAAAGLRRPGPISIVTPPDRIGGRYPATRNFKFAIPSLQLKSGVRFELGNLLDDDIVGWRVAFYFGTSKSIQSLKLDGSLDGELTARMSDAMRDIVSARLDDLSRFIRSADIGNMQALWAHRGPGGTRAFMLLDKLDEIGAALTAGLSAHVGEASVLIDAALRSQHGEEAERLPGVPKLQRNAALILAGLLVGSKVNPLLGDHSGRSGRQGMKLTATRV from the coding sequence ATGGTGCGCGACGGCTTTCCGCGCTCGACAGGGGACCTCTCGCCGCAATCCGCCGTCGCGACGCTGTCTCGCGCACAGTGCTTCATCCCGTACGACCCGGACCCGAGCGCGAAAGATCTTGCCAGGCCTCCCGAACATCGATTCAAGAAGCCTCAACCTTACATGATGACCAGGAAGGCCGTGTTCGTGACGATCAAAAGACCCCGGGCCGTAGACCTCTATTCCGGCGTCGGGGGCTGGTCGCTCGGATTGAGGCTGGCCGGCATCGAAGTCGTCTCCTCCTACGAGAGATGGGGGCCGGCAAACGAGACGAATTTCAAGAACAACTCGCACCAGGCACAAACGGTCGACATCCGGCGGCTTGCGCTGGAGGACCTGCCGAGCGACATCGACATCGTCGTCGGGAGTCCGCCGTGCACGCAATTCTCGTTCAGCAACCGGGGTGGCGGGGGAGACATCGCCGATGGCCTCGAGGACGTCATCCGGTTCCTGCGGATCGTCGATCATCTCAGACCCCGGGTATGGGCGATGGAGAACGTTCCGCGGGTTGCCAAGATAATCGAGGCGGAACTCAAGCCCGGCGGGGTGCTCGAGGACTTCCTGCACCTCGGCTGCATCACGCACATAATCGACATGGCCGAATACGGTCTGCCCCAGCGTCGACGCCGATGCCTCGCAGGAAATTTCGACGTCGCCCTCTTCGCTTCCTACAGGCGAGGAGCGACTAATCGAACGCTGGGCGACGTCGTGACCGCCCTCGCGGCCGATCCCGTCGTCGACCCGCTCTTCGGGCTTCGGATCGCCGGTACCGATCTGACTGACCACATCAAGGAGGAGGTGCTCACCTCGGAGGAGGTGCGCATCAACCGCGCCGGCAAGGTGACCCATACGGTCTACAACGCGATGCCGTTCCCCGATCAGCTCGATAGACCCGTCCGCACCATCACGGCCACTTGCACGCGCGTGTCGCGCGAGAGCATCGTCATCCCAACAGACGGGTCCGGAACGGTCCGCCGCTTGACGCTGCGGGAACGGGCAAGCCTGCAGGGCTTTCCCATCACGTTCGAGTTCTACGGGGCCAACTACGGACAGAAGTTGCGAATGATCGGGAACGCGGTTCCTCCCGCGATCACGTACCTCGTCGGTCATGCACTGCAGGGTCACATCGCGGCCGAGGTCCCGAGCCTGCCGGCGGCCGCCGCCGGCCTGAGACGCCCGGGTCCCATTTCGATCGTGACCCCGCCCGATCGGATCGGCGGCAGGTATCCGGCGACCCGCAACTTCAAGTTCGCGATCCCGAGCCTGCAGCTCAAGAGCGGTGTGCGCTTCGAACTTGGCAACTTGCTCGACGACGACATCGTGGGATGGCGGGTCGCCTTCTACTTCGGCACGTCCAAATCGATCCAGAGCCTGAAGCTCGACGGATCGCTCGACGGCGAGTTGACCGCGAGGATGTCCGACGCGATGAGGGACATCGTCTCGGCCCGACTGGACGACTTGTCTCGGTTCATCCGATCAGCCGACATCGGCAACATGCAGGCGCTCTGGGCCCACCGGGGTCCGGGTGGTACTCGCGCCTTCATGCTCTTGGACAAGCTCGACGAGATAGGGGCCGCGCTGACGGCGGGCCTCTCGGCTCATGTCGGGGAAGCCAGCGTCCTAATCGACGCCGCTCTCCGGTCGCAGCACGGTGAGGAGGCTGAGCGCCTGCCCGGGGTCCCCAAGCTCCAGCGGAACGCCGCGCTGATCCTTGCCGGTCTGCTGGTCGGATCGAAGGTCAATCCGCTTCTAGGAGACCACAGTGGTCGATCCGGTCGGCAGGGGATGAAGCTCACGGCGACGCGTGTTTGA